The Antedon mediterranea chromosome 7, ecAntMedi1.1, whole genome shotgun sequence genome has a segment encoding these proteins:
- the LOC140055346 gene encoding battenin-like isoform X2, whose translation MALGICGIAYAYNFPLAVCSVVFVGASAAFGENVALGYLSRFDSRLVNAWSSGTGFAGLVGSGMYVIFGCAVIMKGKEIENLSDKLNKYAFLTMLPGIMLYWVAYLYIIQKPGSPRTLRDYAGSAPSIENHTSTNGRYRENGHRAVLDSTNAILYHQCGDYETSSITTETSIMETWHEQIRPTVRRMWICLKQIFWLALSLCLCTFCEYTIRIASSRVRYDKEYDESCPELYASLQLCYQAALFASRSSVQILPIRKIGILTCIQIINMVVWVVDIKYKYLPVSILPAYMILVGLLGGAVYVNVFYMLLNDDKYPRDDRDLCTNIAAIFITMGISFSCITQTALLNTVFNTKGVGKGI comes from the exons GAATTTGTGGCATAGCATACGCTTATAACTTTCCATTGGCAGTATGTTCAGTT GTATTTGTGGGTGCCAGTGCTGCCTTTGGTGAAAA TGTTGCGCTTGGGTACCTGAGCCGTTTTGACAGTAGGCTTGTAAATGCCTGGTCCAGTGGCACTGGATTTGCTGGACTAGTTGGCTCGGGAATGTATGTCATATTTG GTTGTGCAGTAATAATGAAAGGAAAGGAAATAGAAAATTTAAGTGATAAATTAAACAA ATATGCTTTCCTAACCATGTTACCGGGTATCATGCTCTATTGGGTTGCATACTTATATATCATTCAAAAACCTGGAAGTCCACGGACTTTACGTGACTACGCAGGCAGTGCGCCCTCTATAGAAAATCATACAAGTACTAATGGCCGATATAGAGAGAATGGTCACAGAGCAGTTTTAGACTCTACAAATG ctaTTTTATACCATCAATGCGGTGATTATGAGACGTCTAGCATTACGACAGAAACAAGTATTATGGAAACGTGGCATGAACAGATACGGCCGACGGTTCGCAGAATGTGGATATGTTTGAAGCAAATCTTTTGGTTAGCGTTAAGT cTATGTTTATGTACCTTTTGTGAATACACTATACGTATAGCTTCATCACGCGTAAGGTACGACAAAGAGTATGATGAAAGTTGCCCAGAACTTTACGCCTCATTGCAACTGTGTTATCAG GCTGCCTTGTTTGCATCTAGATCTTCAGTACAAATCTTGCCAATCAGAAAAATTGGAATcttaacatgtatacagattatcaATATGGTAGTGTGGGTTGTGGATATTAAA TATAAATACTTACCAGTGTCCATCTTGCCAGCTTATATGATTTTAGTCGGTCTacttggtggcgctgtttatGTCAATGTATTCTATATGTTACTTAATGACGACAAGTATCCACGCGACGACAGGGATCTCTGTACGAACATCGCTGCAATCTTCATTACCATGG GTATTAGTTTTAGTTGTATAACACAAACTGCTCTTTTAAACACAGTGTTTAACACGAAAGGTGTAGGAAAAGGAATTTGA